Proteins found in one Triticum urartu cultivar G1812 chromosome 4, Tu2.1, whole genome shotgun sequence genomic segment:
- the LOC125550152 gene encoding uncharacterized protein LOC125550152: protein MSLACGLPLLECVYCLGCARWAWKRCVHSGHHDSATWGHAAAADFAPVPRMCRLVMANYAPPDLLAAPPLLLDPACVVRRRTYADTGGRVTPYLVYLDHAHADIVLALRGLNLGRESDYALLLDNRLGKRRFDGGYVHNGLLRAAGWVLDRECDLLRDLLDRYPEYTLTFTGHSLGAGVAAMLTMVVVLNLDKLGKVERGRTRCYAMAPARCMSLNLAVRYADVINSVVLQDDFLPRTATPLEDIFKSILCLPCLLCLRCLKDTCIPEDAMLKDPRRLYAPGRIYHIVERKSFRCGRYPPVVKTAVPVDGRFEHVVLSCNATMDHAIVWIEREGQRALDLMLEKERAMAAPSNQRMERDETAVPREHVEEHKVALRRAATLSVSGMASIYGTFDDGPRPERSESFPPPASSRQQPRVSWNDLIEQVFDKDEDGQIVLRSPSPSS, encoded by the exons ATGTCGCTGGCGTGCGGGCTGCCGCTGCTGGAGTGCGTCTACTGCCTGGGGTGCGCGCGGTGGGCGTGGAAGCGGTGCGTCCACTCCGGCCACCACGACAGCGCCACCTGgggccacgccgccgccgccgacttcGCGCCCGTGCCCCGCATGTGCCGCCTCGTCATGGCCAACTACGCCCCGCCCGACCTCCTCGCCGCTCCGCCCCTCCTCCTCGACCCGGCCTGCGTCGTGCGCCGCCGCACCTACGCCGACACGGGGGGCCGCGTCACGCCCTACCTCGTCTACCTCGACCACGCGCACGCCGACATCGTGCTCGCGCTGCGCGGGCTCAACCTCGGCCGCGAGTCCGACTACGCGCTGCTCCTCGACAACCGCCTCGGCAAGCGCCGCTTCGACGGCGGCTACGTCCACAACGgcctcctccgcgccgccggcTGGGTGCTCGACAGGGAGTGCGACCTGCTCCGGGACCTCCTCGACCGGTACCCTGAGTACACGCTCACCTTCACGGGCCACTCGCTCGGCGCCGGGGTCGCCGCCATGCTCACCATGGTTGTGGTGCTGAACCTCGACAAGCTCGGCAAGGTCGAGAGGGGCCGCACCCGGTGCTACGCCATGGCCCCCGCCCGCTGTATGTCGCTCAACCTCGCCGTCCGATACGCCGACGTCATCAACTCCGTCGTGCTTCAG GATGATTTCTTGCCTCGGACGGCCACTCCTTTAGAAGATATCTTCAAGTCGATTCTCTG TCTGCCATGTCTCCTATGTTTGAGATGTTTAAAGGACACGTGCATACCTGAAGATGCTATGTTAAAGGATCCAAGGAGGCTCTATGCACCAGGTCGGATATATCACATTGTGGAAAGGAAAAGTTTCAG GTGCGGAAGATATCCACCGGTAGTCAAAACAGCTGTGCCGGTAGATGGTAGATTTGAGCATGTCGTTCTATCCTGTAACGCCACAATGGATCATGCCATTGTTTGGATCGAGCGGGAAGGCCAGAGAGCTCTGGAT CTGATGCTGGAGAAGGAGCGCGCGATGGCGGCACCATCGAACCAGCGGATGGAGCGGGACGAGACGGCGGTGCCGAGGGAACACGTGGAGGAGCACAAGGTGGCGTTGCGCAGGGCTGCCACGCTGTCGGTATCGGGAATGGCGTCGATCTACGGCACGTTCGACGACGGCCCACGGCCTGAGAGGAGCGAGAGCTTCCCGCCACCAGCGTCGTCGAGGCAGCAGCCACGGGTGAGCTGGAACGACCTGATAGAGCAGGTGTTTGACAAGGACGAGGATGGACAGATAGTGCTGCGCAGCCCCTCTCCTTCTTCCTGA